The proteins below come from a single Parageobacillus toebii NBRC 107807 genomic window:
- a CDS encoding alpha-ketoacid dehydrogenase subunit beta, whose protein sequence is MTRTISFSQAINEAMKLAMRKDENVILMGEDVAGGAAVDHLQDDEAWGGVMGVTKGLVQEFGRERVLDTPIAEAGYIGAAVTAAATGLRPIAELMFNDFIGSCLDEVMNQAAKLRYMFGGKAKVPLTIRTMHGAGFRAAAQHSQSLYALFTHIPGLKVVVPSTPSDAKGLLLASIFDDDPVIFFEDKTLYNMKGEVEEGFYTIPLGKADIKREGSDLTIVAIGKQVHTALKAADMLKTRGLETEVIDPRTLSPLDEETILSSVAKTGRLIIIDEANPRCSAATDISALVADKGFDYLDAPIKMITAPHCPVPFSPTLEDLYLPTPEKVLQAVAEMIGDETIVAV, encoded by the coding sequence ATGACAAGAACAATTTCTTTCTCACAAGCAATTAATGAAGCGATGAAGCTTGCGATGCGCAAAGATGAAAATGTTATTTTGATGGGAGAAGATGTTGCTGGCGGTGCGGCTGTAGATCACTTGCAAGATGATGAAGCTTGGGGAGGAGTAATGGGTGTAACAAAAGGTCTCGTTCAAGAGTTTGGAAGAGAAAGAGTATTAGATACGCCGATTGCGGAAGCTGGGTATATTGGTGCAGCTGTTACAGCGGCGGCAACGGGGTTAAGACCGATTGCAGAATTGATGTTTAATGATTTTATCGGAAGTTGTTTAGATGAAGTAATGAACCAAGCAGCAAAACTTCGTTATATGTTTGGCGGAAAAGCGAAAGTGCCTTTAACCATACGAACGATGCACGGTGCTGGATTTCGCGCGGCCGCACAACATTCACAAAGCTTATATGCGCTTTTTACCCATATACCAGGGTTAAAAGTCGTTGTTCCTTCTACCCCGTCTGATGCAAAAGGCCTTTTACTTGCCTCTATTTTTGATGATGATCCGGTCATCTTTTTTGAAGATAAAACACTTTATAACATGAAAGGAGAAGTGGAAGAAGGATTTTATACCATTCCTCTTGGAAAAGCAGATATTAAAAGAGAAGGCAGTGATTTGACCATTGTGGCGATCGGAAAACAAGTGCATACGGCCTTAAAGGCAGCAGATATGTTGAAAACAAGAGGACTGGAAACAGAAGTCATTGATCCAAGAACGTTGTCCCCGCTGGATGAGGAAACAATTTTATCTTCTGTAGCTAAGACAGGACGATTGATTATCATTGATGAAGCAAATCCGAGATGCAGTGCAGCGACAGATATTTCTGCTCTTGTAGCAGATAAAGGGTTTGATTATTTAGATGCTCCGATTAAGATGATTACTGCTCCGCATTGTCCTGTTCCGTTTTCACCAACATTAGAAGATCTTTACTTGCCAACTCCAGAAAAGGTGCTTCAGGCAGTAGCTGAAATGATAGGAGATGAAACGATTGTAGCAGTTTAA
- a CDS encoding thiamine pyrophosphate-dependent dehydrogenase E1 component subunit alpha, whose amino-acid sequence MTVTKPESKSITKEKAKWMYQKMCEIRQFEDKVHEIFSKGILPGFVHLYAGEEAVAVGVCAHLNEKDYITSTHRGHGHCIAKGCDLNGMMAEIYGKATGLCKGKGGSMHIADVEKGMLGANGIVGGGFPLAVGAGLTAKLKKTGAVTICFFGDGANNHGTFHEGINLAAIWKLPVVFVAENNGYAEATPFEYASSCKNIADRAAAYNIPGEIVDGKDVIAVYEAAERAITRARNGEGPTLIECKTYRNYGHFEGDAQTYKPSEEKEKHLKELDAIVRFRNYILSNQLLSEQELLEIEQNVAEAIERAVDFAEKSPFPSEEDLLKDVYVSY is encoded by the coding sequence ATGACAGTGACAAAGCCAGAATCCAAGAGTATTACGAAAGAAAAAGCAAAGTGGATGTATCAGAAAATGTGTGAAATTCGTCAGTTTGAGGACAAAGTTCACGAAATCTTCAGCAAAGGTATTTTGCCAGGATTTGTTCATTTATATGCCGGCGAGGAAGCAGTAGCTGTAGGAGTTTGTGCTCATTTGAATGAAAAAGACTATATTACGAGTACACACCGCGGGCACGGCCACTGTATTGCAAAAGGTTGCGACTTGAATGGAATGATGGCGGAGATTTACGGAAAAGCAACAGGATTATGCAAAGGAAAAGGGGGATCCATGCATATTGCCGATGTGGAAAAAGGAATGCTTGGTGCTAACGGAATAGTCGGTGGCGGGTTTCCTCTGGCGGTCGGAGCTGGTTTGACGGCGAAATTGAAGAAAACAGGTGCTGTGACCATTTGTTTCTTTGGCGATGGAGCGAATAACCATGGCACATTTCATGAAGGAATCAATCTTGCGGCTATTTGGAAACTGCCGGTTGTTTTTGTCGCGGAAAACAATGGTTATGCTGAAGCAACTCCTTTTGAATACGCATCGAGCTGCAAAAACATTGCAGACCGGGCGGCCGCTTATAACATTCCGGGAGAGATTGTTGACGGCAAAGATGTCATTGCCGTATATGAAGCGGCAGAAAGAGCAATAACACGAGCTCGCAATGGGGAAGGACCAACTTTAATTGAATGTAAAACATATCGAAATTATGGCCATTTTGAAGGGGATGCACAAACGTATAAACCATCGGAAGAAAAAGAAAAACATTTAAAAGAGTTAGATGCCATCGTAAGATTTCGCAACTATATTCTTTCCAATCAGCTGTTATCAGAACAAGAACTATTGGAAATAGAACAGAATGTAGCAGAAGCGATTGAGAGAGCGGTAGATTTTGCGGAAAAAAGCCCATTCCCATCGGAAGAAGATCTTTTAAAAGATGTCTATGTATCCTATTAA